ACATCCCTCCTGACCTTGTAGGCCTACCCAACATCCCTCCTGACCTTGTAGGCCCTACCCAACATCCCTCCTGACCTTGTAGGCCCTACCCAACATCCCTCCTTACCTTGAGACCTACCCAACATCCCTCCTGACCTTGTAGGGCTACCCAACATCCCTCCTGACCTTGTAGGCCCTACCCAACATCCCTCCTGACCTTGTAGGCCCTACCCAACATCCCTCCTGACCTTGTAGGCCTACCCAACATCCCTCCTGACCTTGTAGGGCTACCCAACATCCCCTCCTTACCTTGTAGGCCCTACCCAACATCCCTCCTGACCTTGTAGGCCCTACCCAACATCCCTCCTTACCTTGTAGGCCCTACCCAACATCCCTCCTTACCTTGTAGGCCCTACCCAACATCCCTCCTTACCTTGTAGGCCCTACCCAACATCCCTCCTGACCTTGTAGGCCCTACCCAACATCCCTCCTGACCTTGTAGGCCCTACCCAACATCCCTCCTGACCTTGTAGGCCCTACCCAACATCCCTCCTGACCTTGTAGGCCCTACCCAACATCCCTCCTGACCTTGTAGGCCCTACCCAACATCCCTCCTGACCTTGTAGGCCCTACCCAACATCCCTCCTGACCTTGTAGGGCTACCCAACATCCCCTCCTTACCTTGTAGGCCCTACCCAACATCCCTCCTGACCTTGTAGGCCCTACCCAACATCCCTCCTGACCTTGTAGGCCCTACCCAACATCCCTCCTGACCTTGTAGGCCCTACCCAACATCGAAGGGCTTAATGCCATGAGCAgacttcctcatctctcccatcCTGTTCTCTCCAGTCACTGCCTCTTCATGGAAGTTGAGAGGTTGTATAAGCAGAACAGAGAGGGGTTTGGCCCAGACCAATGGAGGTTGATTTAGGCCTGTGGACAGACAGTTATTGAGGTAACATATTTCCCCCGTCGGAAGTGTGAGAGGGCTGACCTCTGACCTATAGGGTCAGGGTGACGGCAATCAGTTAGTATtgatcccaaatggaaccctaaaacctagatagtgcactactctatgggccctagtcaaaagtagtgcactatatagggaataggcagCCATTAGGAAGGTAGTTATTGTCTGTAACCAGTCAGGGTGAGGGATCTGAGGGACTGGCCGACCTGGGGCATCAGCCGAACCCTCAcagatttctctctctttctctctgtctattttccccatctctctctcactgtctctcttttccccctgtctctctctctctctccctttccccgtctctctctttttccccgtctctctccctttccccgtctctctctctctctcttttccccgtctcgctctctcttttccccgtctctctctccctttccccatctctctctcttttccctgtctctctctctcttttccccgtctctctctctcttttccctgtctctctcgctctctcttgctctctcttgctctctctgtctttttccccagtctctctatttctctctcttttccccatctctctctcttttccccatctctctctctcttttccacgtctatctctctctcccgctctctcttttccccgtctctctctctcttttccccgtCACTTTCTCTCTATTTtttccccgtctccctctctctcttttttcccccgtctccctctctctctctctctgctcggaATTAGCTTGCAAAAAAACGGAACAGTACACAGGAAGCCAGACGTTAAATTACATTTCAATTTAGTCTGCCAATTATTTGTAGATTTGGTCCATATGCAGAGGGTTAAGGTGGGGAAACgggacagagaggaacagagcaaAGGGGagagggttaaggtgagggtaaGAGACAGTCAGAGAAGAGCAGAGGGGagagggttaaggtgagggtaaGGGATAGtaagagaggagcagaggggagaagggagggaggggaggggagagaagcaGATGTCATTGGGACTGTATTTGTGTCTGTATCCTGCAGCCCCATTGTCTCTCCTCCCCAGCCCACTGTCCCCTGGTCCTCAGACCACCTCATTGTCTCTCCTCCCCAGCCCACTGTCCCCTGGCCCTCAGACCACCTCATTGTCTCTCCTCCCCAGCCCACTGTCCCCTGGCCCTCAGACCACCTCATTGTCTCTCCTCCCCAGCCCACTGTCCCCTGGTCCTCAGACCACCTCATTGTCTCTCCTCCCCAGCCCACTGTCCCCTGGCCCTCAGACCACCTCATCGTCTCTCCTCCCCAGCCCACTGTCCCCTGGTCCTCAGACCACCTCATTGTCTCTCCTCCCCAGCCCACTGTCCCCTGGCCCTCAGACCACCTCATTGTCTCTCCTCCCCAGCCCACTGTCCCCTGGCCCTCAGACCACCTCATTGTCTCTCCTCCCCAGCCCACTGTCCCCTGGCCCTCAGACCACCTCATTGTCTCTCCTCCCCAGCCCACTGTCCCCTGGCCCTCAGACCACCTCATTGTCTCTCCTCCCCAGCCCACTGTCCCCTGGCCCTCAGACCACCTCATTGTCTCTCCTCCCCAGCCCACTGTCCCCTGGCCCTCAGACCACCTCATTGTCTCTCCTCCCCAGCCCACTGTCCCCTGGCCCTCAGACCACCTCATCGTCTCTCCTCCCCAGCCCACTGTTCCCTGGCCCTCAGACCAACTCATTGTCTCTCCTCCCCAGCCCACTGTCCCCTGGCCCTCAGACCACCTCATTGTCTCTCCTCCCCAGCCCACTGTCCCCTGGCCCTCAGACCACCTCATTGTCTCTCCTCCCCAGCCCACTGTCCCCTGGCCCTCAGACCACCTCATTGTCTCTCCTCCCCAGCCCACTGTCCCCTGGCCCTCAGACCACCTCATCGTCTCTCCTCCCCAGCCCACTGTTCCCTGGCCCTCAGACCAACTCATTGTCTCTCCTCCCCAGCCCACTGTCCCCTGGCCCTCAGACCACCTCATCGTCTCTCCTCCCCAGCCCACTGGCCCTCAGACCACctcactgtctctcctccccAGCCCACTGTCTCCTGGCCCTCAGACCTCATCGTCTCTCCTCCCCAGCCCACTGTCCCCTGGCCCTCAGACCAACTCATTGTCTCTCCTCCCCAGCCCACTGTCCCCTGGCCCTCAGACCAACTCATTGTCTCTCCTCCCCAGCCCACTGTCCCCTGGCCCTCAGACCACCTCATTGTCTCTCCTCCCCAGCCCACTGTCCCCTGGCCCTCAGACCACCTCATTGTCTCTCCTCCCCAGCCCACTGTCCCCTGGCCCTCAGACCACCTCATTGTCTCTCCTCCCCAGCCCACTGTCCCCTGGTCCTCAGACCACCTCATCGTCTCTCCTCCCCAGCCCACTGTCCCCTGGCCCTCAGACCACCTCATTGTCTCTCCTCCCCAGCCCACTGTCCCCTGGCCCTCAGACCACCTCATTGTCTCTCCTCCCCAGCCCACTGTCCCCTGGCCCTCAGACCACCTCATTGTCTCTCCTCCCCAGCCCACTGTCCCCTGGCCCTCAGACCACCTCATTGTCTCTCCTCCCCAGCCCACTGTCCCCTGGCCCTCAGACCACCTCATTGTCTCTCCTCCCCAGCCCACTGTCCCCTGGCCCTCAGACCACCTCATTGTCTCTCCTCCCCAGCCCACTGTCCCCTGGCCCTCAGACCAACTCATTGCCACTTCATTTGGTCTTACTGGGGTTTGTTCATTTTCCCACTGCCAGCATCCCCCtaacccatcacacacacacacacacacagtatcctCCTCGCTGTCTGAAAAGGGCACGcttggagcacacacacacacacacacacacacacacacacacacacacacacacacacacacacacacacacacacacacacacacacacacacacacacacacacacacacacacacacacacacacacacacacacacacacacacacagtatcctCCTCGCTGTCCAAAAAGGGCACgcttggaacacacacacactgttgaatTGTGTAGGCCACTGCTGAGACCGCTCAGGTGGAACTGAAGGAAGTCTCCTTTCTcccatgagggagagagaaaattaTGGATTGGGTCTTGTTAAATGAAACGAGAATCATTCTAATATGTGATACAACTAAAGTAACGAATTGGTATCCTTAAATGGTACGTCAAAGCCCGTTATACAGTGACATCGCTACTCTGCTTCCGGGGGTTGGAACGGTCgaattgtttttcttttttttactgaGAAATGAAGTCGGACTGAAATGTGTTTGTAAATGTCAAAAGCTAAACCGTCACCTGAATGTGTAGATGTTATTGCTCTACTCTTAAGTCTTGGAATCATCGAAAATGAATCACACACAGCTATTCAACTCCATAGAGTCTATAGAATGAATTATATATGAGGATATTTGTGGAATTATTTTCAGGAACGAAAACCATTGAATATAGTCTCACCAGAATTGAATATCATTGTGTTTCGATATTTTAGCTATTTCTTACAGTATGTTAGATGAATTAaatgtaccccccccccaaaaaaaaatgtatgtatcaAATTAGATTGTAAAATCAACATCATTGTTCGATGCGAATAATGTTTGTTAACTAATCAAAGGCAACATCTTGACAAACAAACGGACCCAATCTTGACTTTATGTTTATTTCATGCTATTATTTAATTCATATTTATTAGACAGCCGATGCTTTTTAACAATGAAATACAGATACACATTACAGTGACTGCTTTTGCAGCCTACAAGACACGAGAAACAAACAGTCAAacgtaaaaaataaattaaaaaaaaactgttagCTATCTGACAGTGAAATAGGATGAATTTAACTAGAGGTAGTATGATAAATATTGTATGCAGATAAATTAACACGTTTAAATTGATAAACGTTGATTGGGGATGTACGTATAAATGCAAAACGTTTATACAGTATTTATCCTACATAATAACACGAATCCAAGCTTATTTAAATGTGAACTATAAGAACATGTGATCACGAACGTGAATAAACGTAACATTTCGTTAACATCTTGCATTATTAGGCTTCATTGACCAACACCAATAATAACTAAATCCCACTAATAACAGAAGTGTTTAGCCACAGACAACACGTATTATTCCCACCCAAAAAAACAACAGAttcaaataaatacataaattggACAAAAACTATTTACAGTGTGTCATACAATACAGTAAGggtgtattaaatatattttcccaatAGTTATTATTCTAAAAACATAAAACGTGTCGCTGTTTGGACGTGTTATTTGAGCACTTCTTGATATTTTCCTTAACAAAATTCTAGAATAAGAAATGATCATTGTATGGAACGGGTTTAATTCCAGGGTCGATATTCTGGGTTCAGAATCGCCAAGCCCGTGTAAAAGTTCTCCTCCGTCAGTCTTCGCGTCCTGCAGTCCTTGGTGAATGAAAACATAGTTGTCGTATCCTCCAAAGATCCGTTTAGTGAGATGATAGGAGGAACTGCGGTTTCCGACAAAGGGTCTTCTGTCAATAACGTAAATATAACATTTTAGAAGGAGCATCCATATATATTAGGCCATTTAGGTTAGACACATAAGTCAGCATTATATTTCTATATTCGTCCAGTGATTTTTGTTTTTTTCACTCAAGATATAGGCCTTAGACCTTGGTACAAGCAAAACGTGTCCTATTCTTTCAATATCTTTTGACAATCAGATCTTACTTTTGTGACTCTTCGTGTGGTTCTTGAGTTCTGCCGCTTCTTGGAAGGTGCTGCCACACACGTCGCACGGATACAGCTTATCGTTGGCGTGGGTGCGTCGGACGTGGCTGTCGTGCGCGGCGTGCGAGGCAAAGGCTCTCCCGCAGTGTTTACACTTGAAGGGCCGCTCTCCGGAGTGCTGGCGGATGTGCGTGCGCAGGATGCTGGAAGCGGTGAAGGCCTAGAACAACGTAGAGGTTTGAGAACATGAGTGGAGTCAATAAGGTCTACGGTTCTGATAGAACGGGATACTTTGATAGCCATTGGTTGTTTGAAAAGACTACGCGTTAGCCAATACAGCAATAGACTGGCAACCAAATGCAGGCCTGGCACATTCATGCTCTGTAATCGAAAATCTGGATTCAATTCGATTTCGAATACCTTTTCATTTAGAGAAGATTTTAAAAAGAGCAGATAACTAGCATATAGTCTAACGTATCATTGTTAAACAGGGGATTTAGGTTAAACAAAGCAGGCGACATAAAACTCAGGAGGAGGTTGTTATGTCCTACTAATAACAAAGAAAACGTCTGTTCCTCATAGAGCCGTAAATTCAGAGCGTAATCTCGGGGCGTGGGGGAACAAtagtgttggggggggggggggggggggtacatctGGCGCTAATCACCATGGAAGTGTCTCGGTGGAGCGTGCCTGCACCGGGAGACAATAACGAGGGCGCTCGCACCAAAATGCACCATGAAATGAGGAAGCTTCTAAATGGTGAGATCGGGGTCTGCCAACCTACCCGCCCACCGAGTCGATGACACACGCTGTTCTACTACACTTACCTTGTTACAGTAGACACACTCTGTTCTACTACACTTACCTTGTTACAGTAGACACACCCTCTTCCATGCTTACCTTGTTACAGTAGACACACGCTGTTCTACTACACTTACCTTGTTACAGTAGACACACTCTGTTCTACTACACTTACCTTGTTACAGTAGACACATTCTGTTCTACACTTACCTTGTTACAGTAGACACACTCTGTTCTACTACACTTACCTTGTTACAGTAGACACACTCTGTTCTACTACACTTACCTTGTTACAGTAGACACACTCTGTTCTACACTTACCTTGTTACAGTAGACACACTCTGTTCTACTACACTTACCTTGTTACAGTAGACACATTCTGTTCTACACTTACCTTGTTACAGTAGACACACTCTGTTCTACTACACTTACCTTGTTACAGTAGACACACTCTGTTCTACACTTACCTTGTTACAGTAGACACACTCTGTTCTACTACACTTACCTTGTTACAGTAGACACACTCTGTTCTACTACACTTACCTTGTTACAGTAGACACACTCTGTTCCATGCTTACCTTGTTACAGTAGACACACTCTGTTCTACTACACTTACCTTGTTACAGTAGACACACTCTGTTCTACTACACTTACCTTGTTACAGTAGACACATTCTGTTCTACACTTACCTTGTTACAGTAGACACACTCTGTTCTACTACACTTACCTTGTTACAGTAGACACACTCTGTTCTACACTTACCTTGTTACAGTAGACACACTCTGTTCTACTACACTTACCTTGTTACAGTAGACACACTCTGTTCCATGCTTACCTTGTTACAGTAGACACACTCTGTTCTACTACACTTACCTTGTTACAGTAGACACACTCTGTTCTACTACACTTACCTTGTTACAGTAGACACATTCTGTTCTACACTTACCTTGTTACAGTAGACACATTCTGTTCTACACTTACCTTGTTACAGTAGACACACTCTGTTCCATGCTTACCTTGTTACAGTAGACACACTCTGTTCTACTACACTTACCTTGTTACAGTAGACACATTCTGTTCTACACTTACCTTGTTACAGTAGACACATTCTGTTCTACACTTACCTTGTTACAGTAGACACACTCTGTTCCATGCTTACCTTGTTACAGTAGACACACTCTGTTCTACTACACTTACCTTGTTACAGTAGACACACTCTGTTCTACTACACTTACCTTGTTACAGTAGACACACTCTGTTCTACTACACTTACCTTGTTACAGTAGACACATTCTGTTCTACACTTACCTTGTTACAGTAGACACACTCTGTTCTACTACACTTACCTTGTTACAGTAGACACACTCTGTTCTACACTTACCTTGTTACAGTAGACACACTCTGTTCTACTACACTTACCTTGTTACAGTAGACACACTCTGTTCCATGCTTACCTTGTTACAGTAGACACACTCTGTTCTACTACACTTACCTTGTTACAGTAGACACACTCTGTTCTACTACACTTACCTTGTTACAGTAGACACATTCTGTTCTACACTTACCTTGTTACAGTAGACACATTCTGTTCTACACTTACCTTGTTACAGTAGACACACTCTGTTCTACACTTACCTTGTTACAGTAGACACACTCTGTTCTACTACACTTACCTTGTTACAGTAGACACATTCTGTTCTACACTTACCTTGTTACAGTAGACACACTCTGTTCTACTACACTTACCTTGTTACAGTAGACACACTCTGTTCCATGCTTACCTTGTTACAGTAGACACACTCTGTTCTACACTTACCTTGTTACAGTAGACACACTCTGTTCTACTACACTTACCTTGTTACAGTAGACACACTCTGTTCCATGCTTACCTTGTTACAGTAGACACACTCTGTTCTACACTTACCTTGTTACAGTAGACACACTCTGTTCTACACTTACCTTGTTACAGTAGACACACTCTGTTCTACTACACTTACCTTGTTACAGTAGACACACTCTGTTCTACTACACTTACCTTGTTACAGTAGACACACTCTGTTCCATGCTTACCTTGTTACAGTAGACACACCCTCTTCCATGCTTACCTTGTTACAGTAGACACACTCTGTTCTACTACACTTACCTTGTTACAGTAGACACACTCTGTTCTACTACACTTACCTTGTTACAGTAGACACACTCTGTTCTACTACACTTACCTTGTTACAGTAGACACACTCTGTTCTACACTTACCTTGTTACAGTAGACACACCCTCTTCCATGCTTACCTTGTTACAGTAGACACACTCTGTTCCATGCTTACCTTGTTACAGTAGACACACCCTCTTCCATGCTTACCTTGTTACAGTAGACACACCCTCTTCCATGCTTACCTTGTTACAGTAGACACACCCTCTTCCATGCTTACCTTGTTACAGTAGACACACCCTCTTCCATGCTTACCTTGTTACAGTAGACACACTTGTAGGGTCGCTCTCCTGAGTGCACCCGCATGTGTTTGTTGAGACTGGAGGACTGAGAGAAACTCTTTCCGCACACCGAACACTGTGAAGAGACAGGTGACACGTTGAGTATGGGGAAATGTAGTCATGTACAACACTGAGTACAGTAAGACTACTGTACCTTAGTgtctgtatcttagtctatgtcgctctgacatcgctcatccatatatgcttaattccattcctttacttagatgtgtgtgtattgggtatatgttgagaaatggttagatattacttgttaaatattactgcactgttggagctagaaacacaagcatttcgctacacccgcaataacatctgctaaacacgtgtatgtgaccaataacatttgatttgagtgaCCGTTCAGTTACAAATTTAGGAGGAAAGCAGGCCTATATATGTTCCACtaacaggggagaggggagatgagAGAAATCAGCAGACATTATGTAGGTCCTATGGGAAATGTGCTGTTATTTAACACGGAATAAGGGGGTAAAATATAAAACAAACTAGAGATTTAGGGAGAAAGTAGGTTTATAGCCTAATGCAAAAGGGAGCTGTTTTTCAGCACCACTCGTATTATTTAGTAATTATTTGGCATTTTACCTTATGTGGTCGGTGTTTCTCGTGAACGTGTAGGATATGAATCCTCAGTCGGTCTCTCTTCTCGAACGACCTGTTGCAGAGGTGACACGGGAACTTCCGGTCGCCCTGGTCCACGCAGCGCGTGTACTTCAGATGCTTGTCTCTGTAGTATTGATAGGCGAACACTTTGCCACACCGATCACATTTAAAACCCTCTCCAGAATctgaaataaaaacaaaatggtGGATTTTCAGTTACATGGCTGCTTCTACAAATAAACACGTGTTTATTATATaaattatataataatataatacggACTAGAAGAGAATGAGGCCCAGTAAAGCATAGTGATGTTTATGTAAAAATAATTCGACAAATTAAGTTCCCACCGGGGAagataaagttattatattctattcGAATAAAGATAATTCTGATTCTCTGATTCTATATTAAATGTCCTTACCTTCATGTGGAAGCATAACGTTCCCCTCCTCCGGCGAGTCTTTCAGAGTGAGAGGAATCCCCAGGAACTGAACATAGCAGTCCCCGTACCAGACCAGCAGCTCCTGTCCCGGTTGGACCTCCTTACAGGCATCGTAGAAGATCTGGCCCTTACTCTGTAACGCGATCAGGTTCTGCTCCTCCGGGAAGCGCGCGCACTTCACCAGCGACATCCAGTTACCGGAAGAGCCCCGGCCATCCACGAAGTGACTCAACCGGCCGTTCTCGAACACCTGGATTAAAGGACACAGAGAAAATATTGCACGAAAATGTATGTGGGTAGAAATTGTTTGACAACACGGGCTTTGAATTAATTGGCAATCTAGCATCTCGTACTGGGCCTATATTTACGCATAAATTGCCATTGACGCACAGCTGGTTTACTCACCAAATAAAAACACAAAAAGGTTTAAACTTTTAGCTCACAGTaaataaataacacacacaatatTAAGGAacttaattaagcaattaaactGACCTCCCACATCAGAGTGTTGTCGTCATATGTTTTGATCTCGCTCGTATTGACCAGTTTCCCCTGAAATGGGCCGAACCGGGTTCCCTTGGTGACGGCGCTCTTCACCGCAAAAACTCCGTAGTGGGACAAACTGCCGTAACTCGTCTGTTGGATAGTTAACTCTGGAAGTGACATTTGAAAACACGTTAAAGTTTAACACCCTTTTACACAACTTCACAAAGTACAAACAGAACATtctaacagagagagaaaggagagagagagagagagatgtttcccatgccaataaataactttgaatttaattgagagaggcCTACCTTCTGGAAGTTCAAGCGCCTGAGTATTCAAGGTGAGTAGCTCGCTGT
This Salvelinus namaycush isolate Seneca chromosome 33, SaNama_1.0, whole genome shotgun sequence DNA region includes the following protein-coding sequences:
- the prdm14 gene encoding PR domain zinc finger protein 14 — encoded protein: MSVSLSSIPAVKDKPFHSNPLKGSPARGSGYYAAPLPGAHHYMDIFRSSQHPLHPLKSLGRLVTDTQAVMPFNFTAGNPSFFGHGGHAVNVLHEQIFNVSNIPYFNRMMPGVGQTIYSKHEELAAVVTEHATGPLSDFSSPASSERSSAHSVSPSKARSLHLRGTELSSKKTRTYSFSEDDLFTVLYGYTGRQEQNTGHAISGVAGNSVCNSELLTLNTQALELPEELTIQQTSYGSLSHYGVFAVKSAVTKGTRFGPFQGKLVNTSEIKTYDDNTLMWEVFENGRLSHFVDGRGSSGNWMSLVKCARFPEEQNLIALQSKGQIFYDACKEVQPGQELLVWYGDCYVQFLGIPLTLKDSPEEGNVMLPHEDSGEGFKCDRCGKVFAYQYYRDKHLKYTRCVDQGDRKFPCHLCNRSFEKRDRLRIHILHVHEKHRPHKCSVCGKSFSQSSSLNKHMRVHSGERPYKCVYCNKAFTASSILRTHIRQHSGERPFKCKHCGRAFASHAAHDSHVRRTHANDKLYPCDVCGSTFQEAAELKNHTKSHKKDPLSETAVPPIISLNGSLEDTTTMFSFTKDCRTRRLTEENFYTGLAILNPEYRPWN